Within Paralichthys olivaceus isolate ysfri-2021 chromosome 14, ASM2471397v2, whole genome shotgun sequence, the genomic segment ACTACCAGCAACAGTACTCCACGTCAATGAGAAGGTGAAACGGCttcacctgtacacacacacacacacacacacacacacacacacacacacacacaaacacacacacagagcaagacacgtctctctctctacatATATCATATGATATATACAGTAGATAATATATACTGAACAAAGTAATAAACTAGATTAAAGAATAATCCCCCTCATCAGTCTACACTCACTTCCCCAAAATGACTGAGCTAAAACAGAATATTGGTAAATCTATTAAAAAGGTAAAACTGAAATAACATATTTCATGGCACTTTACATTTAGCTCTGGTGCTTTAAATCTTTCTTGATACTCTTTGAGATGTTTCTACATATGGATTGGAGTATAGCTGTGATTATTTCAATTGATTTGACATGATTTGGAATCATTGTCAATCTGCCAATACATATCAGAGACATGAGGTCGAAGAAACTGCCAGGGACAGGAGCCGAGCAAGACAGAGGATGACCCAAGGAGGGCCCTCTACTGAGGCTGCAGCCAGtacacatcatttattttacctGATGATCTTTATAAAATGTTACATTTCAGATCTCACcatcttcctctgctcctccaggttCGACTCAGTGCAGCAGGAGCTGAACAAGTCGTCGGCCCAGAACAAGGAGCTTCAGAGGGAGATGGAGCGTCTCCAGTCGGAGGTGACGCGTTATAAGAACTTGCAGCTTAAATCAGCCAAGGACTGTGAGAAGTACAAGGAGGAGAGGGACTCAGTTTTCAATGAGTATCGTCTCATCATGAGCGAGAGGGACCAGGTGATCAAAGAGCTGGACAAGTTACAGACGGAGCTGGAGGCGGCCGAGGCCCGACTGAAAAACACCTCCTCTGAAAGAGTGGTGGCCagtgaggagctggaggcgCTCAGACAGGTATCAGGCTGAAGAATGGATTGCATGTCCAAAACTCAAGTTAATATATCACTCATATTCAGAGTGGTTACAGGCCAACACTGAATGGAGGCTGAAGATGAagaatattgtaaatattataaaaaattaTCTGGAGACTTTAGCTtagcaccttgttaagccctgtgagacaaatgtgatttgtgaatatgggaaAATACAGTCAGTATACAAATACAGTCTGATTGAGCCTATCTTAGATTTGTGAAGCAATAAAACTGCAGGTGAGGGAAACGGCTAATGTCACTCTGGTAACAAGATCTGCCTACTGGCTCCTTTACATGATCACATTACATCTTATTTGTTTAATCCAAAATGCTTATGAGCTGGACTTTTTTTGACCCTTTGCCCAGGTGCTAGGCAACCATATAAAGTCCAGGAACAGGATATGGCAAAGACATTATATGACATGTAACACTCCATAAAACTGCAGATTGTTTCAGGAATTTGAGACCTGTTGTATTAtctaactctcagcaagaaagcaagtatatatatttatcaaattGTCAGACTagttcttttcacttttcacaacCTTTTTATCACAGTTAAAACCGTGGTCTCTTCTGAAAGGTAACTCTTTATAATTTACACCCACATAGTCAGAATGAGGGTCAGAGATACTGAAgttaaagaggaagagaaaggatgaatagagatgcagagaaaatgaaCCAAAGGCTGTTATGACATTTCTGTGTGGCGAACATTTTGAGCCCATAGTCACAAGGATGAACCAACTCTGATATGAGGATCctaaaatacttttcttaaattgaaTGAGACATGAAGCTTTCCAACAATGTGAAATTTGTCAAGGTTGTCTGCTCTTGCATATCAAAACACACCTGAAGAAGAACTACCACGGCCAAAGCAGACGATGTGTGGGCCTGAATCtttaaaaggtcaaagtgatGTCTTTTCAAAAACTGGACATTTTTGAGTTATGACTCATCAATCACAGCTTTCCGAAAGTCTTACTGTCTCAGTTACTCAGCAGACAGCTAATGCACTAGTACGTCTGTTGTAtccttcaaaaacaaaaccaaagatCAAATGCATCAAAGGCCGTCTTTACCCCGACACTGTACAAACATAGTTCTACTTCAACTCCTCCTTTGGGAAGATTTCTGAACGCTGGTTGACAGAAGAAAGAGATTCTAGTGATGGATCACTCCACTCTGGCCCtcaaataatttttacacatcaCATCAATGACTCTCTGTGTTGAGATGCcctcattcctttttttttttttttggcgaTAGGAGTTGAACTCGTCACTGGTGGACCGCGACAGGGCCATCTGTGAGAGGAACGAACTGCTGGAGAAGTACTGCCACGAGGTGAAGGACAAGGCCGAGGCCCAGAAGGAGCTGAGCCAGGCCTGCAAGGACATCGAGACGGTGCGGGAGGAGAGGGACGTGGCTCGCAAAGAGAGGACGGAGGCCATCATTCAAAGGGATCAGTTGCTCCGAGAGTACTATCAGGCCAGACAGGTAACAACCACGGCGCACACATGTTAAAGACCTTAATGCAGGGAGATGTCACCTTGTGGATCACAGTACGATGAGtaagatgagttttgatttgtttAGAAGTTGCTGGTTAGGGTCAACTTTTGATGCTTCTAATGTTtccatcagtgttttcattgaTAGTATTTTGGATGTTGCAACAAATGGAtatggctttttaaatgaataatctCTTTCACATATTCGCAATGTTCACAGAAACAAGACTCTGCCACCCTGGACATGGAACGAGCCAATAAGGAGATTGAGATGCTGAGGAAACAGTACGAGGCCATGTCGCAGGAACTGAAGGAGGCCACACAGGAGGCTGAGGTGGCCAAATGTCGACGGGACTGGGCCTTCCAAGAGAGGGACAAGATAGTGGCGGAGAGGGAGAGCATCAGGTCAGACACAAGGGCACACACAATGTCGTAGATCTGGAATGTTTAATCCAGGTTTTTTTCCTCACATCATCTCACCACCTCTCTCCGCTCCTTCCCGCAGGACTCTGTGCGATAACCTACGACGGGAACGGGACCGGGCAGTCAGCGACCTGGCTGATGCCCTGCGAAATCTGGACGAcatgaggaaacagaaaaacgaTGCGCTGCGAGAGCTGAAAGAACTAAAGTGAGTTTTCGTCATGACGATACTATGACACCTGCATTTTAGCAGAAGCACAGAACAAGGCTGCCTCTCCTCAGCCAGCTCCATGTATCCCACTGTCTTTGTCTCTATAAGCTGCTGTACTCAGTGTGTGGCAAGGCGTAAGCTGTGATATTCTTTGGAGGCTTCGTGCAGCTCAGTTGTTTGTCTGGCTCCAGTTCCACATGACCAGATTAAAAGTGTAATCCCAGAAAGTGTCAGTGTTTTGGACACatgcatatttttttctctcactgctTCAACCTCCCTGCATATGCATGTCTTTATATTGCACAATAAAAGCTCCCTCTGCTGGCTAAAGAGTATATGACAAACATTGTATTGAGTATGCAGTGTGCTCTGACATTgagagtttctctctctcaggaaCAATGTAAGATTGGGGTTTTAATGTCACTGCTGCCCTGAAGGCACGCCTCAGTGGAACATCATACATCTTACTGACAGTGGAGCATTGTGTGCTTTCTACTTTTAGGTTTCATCAATATAAATTTCCTAAATTGCACAATGGAAAGTGTGAGCTTGTGTGAGTAAGCACATTCGAGACACATTCAAGTTAGTTTGAAACTAATCCAGATTTTGAAAAAGGAGGTCAAAACATTTCTTCATGTTCCTTCTTCCCTGTAGATGCAAACTAATTTCTCATTCTGGATTCTACATCTGTAATGATGGACACTTTCATTTGATAAAATCTTTTTAGTCTGCAGACTGGTTGTGTGTGATTCTTTCTGTTGTCTCTGCTCATCTCTTCCCGAGTGACTGACCTTtgactctgtgtgtgatgtcttCCTTTGTTAagggagaagatggagagcCAGCTGGAGAAGGAGGCCCGTTTCTGTCAGCTAATGGCCCACAGCTCTCACGACTCAGCCATCGACACAGACTCCCTGGAGTGGGAGACAGAAGTGGTGGAGTTTGAGAAAGACAGGGTAAGAGCAGTGCTCAGTTCTTATTACTGAGAGTGATTTGGTGGCACGCCAGTCTCCTGAGAGGCCTGCAGAGACGGCCAAAACTTCATTTTAGAATAAGTTTGTCAAATAGAATGAGTACACTAACATTTATATTATTGCCTTTTACAGGACAACATGGATTTGAAGGCACTTGGGTTTGATATCACTGAGGGGGTAAATGATCCGTATTTACCAGGAGATTGTGGAATATTTGTTACAAGGGTGGATAAAGGAAGTATCGCAGATGGAAGGTTAAGGTATGAGCTGCCTCAAGTACGTAACGTTCGTCCTTTTTGTACGGTTTATTAAAGGCACCACTCTCTGTCCTTGTGTTTCCAGAGTGAATGATTGGTTGTTGAAGATTAATGACATAGACCTGACCAATAAGGACAGGAAGCAGGTGGTGAAGGCTGTCCTCAGTGGTGGGGGATCGATTAACATGGTGGTACGAAGGAGGAAGTCTCTGGGAGGACGGCTGGTCACTCCTGTTCACATCAACCTTGTGGGGCACAAAGGTAAGTTAGAGTCCTCAATTACTTAGCCTGCTTATAAATAATGCCTCTTTCATCAATATGAACAAGTATATTAAAGTTTTTTAACACCAGTTAAATAAAGATGATTGATTCCTTTCACATTGCAACGAGAGAAGTTAGCTTTTTTCTTTGGTGCGTCGTGTTCGATGTAACAAACGCAGCAAAACATGAGacgctcttctttttttcttgtttacctccacatttcctcctctgtaTCTCAGACTGCGGTATTGGTCTGGAGAGCGGCGTGTTCGTCACTGCTATCGTCCAGGGCAGCCCTGGAGCCAGGGAAGGTTCCCTGACAGTTGGTGACAGACTGATTGCTGTGAGTCACTCCCTCTATGAAACcatctttattttaatacaCAAAAAATCACACATCTACCACACTACAGCTCCAACTGGTTTCTTTGgctttcttctttctttgatCCATTCCACTAGCCACAATCCAAACCTAGATAAGGTGGGATTTGTCTGAGCATGTGAAGTATAGAAGGAGGAAAGTCTGCTCCTTTTTTGATTAAGTGCTCAAAAACGTGCAGCTCTGCGGGGCTAGATGGAGCTGTCCCCACATATACTAAGACGAGTGTCAGAAATAGAACTGTGCATATCCATCTTTGAAAAACTGAACTTGTCTCTTATGCTAatcttccagcagcagcagaaatctTAACTCCCCTGTTAATTTAAACTTAAGCATGAAACCTGTGCGTAACCTTTAAATCCCAGAGCACTTAGATATCCCTGCTCATCATTTAGCAGCAGAGCAACTCTACCTCCATGTAGCCAGAGAACTGGTGCGCCTGATAATGGCTGAGCTGCAACCACAATTGGTAATGGTAAGTGAGATCTTAATCGAGGGCGAGTATCGTTTTTTATCATCCCCCTGTGGATGTTAATGACGCTAGTGTATCAGGTTATATTCATGTATAACTGATTAAATGCTTAATTACTGTCTGCTTAGGATGCAGGTGAATGTCAGAAGCTGAACTCCATGGCTCAGATGTGTTTCCCTTGCCTCATCGATTAAAACGTATCAGACTTGTTTCAGTTTAAACCTCTAAAGTTCTTCCCTGAACTTATATAATGATAATTCTTAATCGTAATTTATTACTCACTTCAATAGCTCTCAACTTGctgtaaaagaaaatcatctCAAGTCTCTATTGTGATGGAAATTTGCAGATTGCAGCGGGAGGGTTCCTCAGACTGAAAATGTTCTGGCCTGAATGTCTTTTAGTTTCCCCACTGCAGTGGAGAGAGATGCTCCTCAGGCCCCCAGGCACCGCCATGTTCAGGAGATTTGTCACCTGCATGGGCATCTATTTTGATAATACTGCCACccaagacacacactcatggagCTTGGAGAAATATCAAAAAGACTAACGTGCTTAAGCGCTGAAGGACCTGTCCTTATTTCCAGTGTCTTTCTCTACTCCCCAGATAAACGGCATTGCTCTGGATAACAAATCTGTGACAGAGTGCGAGGCTCtgctgaggagctgcagggaCTCTCTGAGCCTCTCTCTCATGAAGGTGGGCCAAACTCATCTCACTTTCTGAGCTGCTTTCCTTCTTCGCCTCTGCGGAAAATCTTCAAGAGCTTTCTCTCTACTTTTTCATGCCCTACTTAGTTTTACAACttcatttgtgtgatttgtAACAGCTGAATTGCCTGATGCATAACGGTTTCATTTACCAGggtaatattttaaaatgaatttgtagCTATGTTCGTCTTGAGTGGCTCATACCTTCATCTGTCCTCCCTGCAGTTCTTCCCTCACAGCACATCGGGCCAGAACATCTTTGAGAGTCTGCGTGAGTCATCAGAAAAGTCCAATGGGCGCCTGCACCTGTCAGAGGTCCACTCCCGGAACAGTCGCAACCTCAAACACAACAGCTCGACGCAGACTGACATCTTCTGCCCTGACGTTGGCAGCACTAGCACAGGGAGCATCTccggggagaggaggaaggtcaGAGGTGAATCTGATGAGGTGTACGGCGACATCAGCAGGCCGTTCTCCACAGGTTCCCTCCACGCCACTAGCCTCCGACCTGCCTCTGACTTGGGCACTGGCCGCTACGGGCCCAGTGCTTTCCAGGAGTGCTGCCCATACACAAAGGCGCCTTCCTCCTTGCCCTTTGACCCTGTCTCGGCCTCGGACTGCATTACAATGGAGACGACCCTGGAGAAGAAGCACAGCGGGGGCACATGGCCCAAGATGATGGTGGGAGGTATGTCAGTTGCACCAGATAACACCAGTCcggtcacagcagcagcccagcTCTCCATCTACAAATCGCCCAAGCAGAGGAAGTCCATCTTCGACCCAGACACTTTCAAACGTCCCGAAACACCTTCCTCTAAGATGGAGTACATGGCGGCCAATCAGATTGCAGCAGTAGCCGCCGCTGCTGCAGCATCCCACTCTCCCCAGCCTTCGAAGACAGAGtcgctctcctcctcatccacccCTACCCCAACACCTCCGACCCCACCCAATCGCAGCGACTCCtttaaattcaaacacaaacatcaaagCAGCTCTGCCTCTGACTGCACCATCACCTCAGATGGAAAGGGAGAGGCTGTCATCTCCATGGCAGCggcagagggcagagagaggagcgagCGGGAAAGAGACAGGAACGGGAACCACTATTTCCTGGACGGCAAGGTCCTGACATCGAGGAAGTCGTGTGACGAGGACATCGGCCGTACCAGGGGAGAGGAGCCGGAGGTGAAAAGGCCGCGCCCTAAATCTGCCCCCGCCCTCCGACGGAGGATGACCCCCCAGACCATCAATTTCCCCACCTTCCAAGTGAGTGCATTTAAGACCGCAAAAGTTTTTATGTGGGTCCATTGCTTCTGAAATTTCCTGCTTTAAAATTGTTCTGTAATAAAAGAGATCCCATCCGAAATGGGACCAGCATTTCAAATCATCCCAGAGGGCCAAAGCATCAATTTTGTAATAGAATTTACAGCCCCGCCAGAGTTGGGCCTCTGGGACTTGCCTCTTAGGAAGCATGTCTGAGTGATTGATGTCTCTGCACTGGTACAGCCACTGAACCCAGGAGCTGAGTCAGTGCCTCAGGCTCTGACTACCCTGCCTGGCTACCTCTGCAGGCGCTGAAGCACACAGCAGAGCACAATGGGGATAGATgttcatttttttcagttatgGGCTCTtcactctttcatttttctcatatGATACTTGTCTCGAGCAAAGGGTGGAGGATTTCTCCCAAGACATAATGCTGTTGTATTCCCCTGCAGGGAAAATGGTAACCgtctgtttctgtcatttatcaCAGAGCTACTCTAACGATGAGCATTCGCCGGAGCCCAGGGACATGCTGCGCTCGTCTCCCAGCCGCTCCCACAGGCACAGCGTGGGCTTCGTCCCCACAGTCTACAATGGCACCCTACCTCCGAGTGAGTTTTTCTCAAATGCTTAAACACACACCATCATCATATTCCTCCATCTCTAATGTTATGTTGCGTCTGTGATCTGTCAGATTCAGCCCACCGGGGACTGTCTCCTTGCCCCGCCGTGACTGCAGTGATGAGGAATCCGGTGTACACCGTGCGCAGTCACCGCGTTCACACCAGCAACTGTCCATCCGTCGCCTCCCAGATCTGTCACCAGCACACCCACACCAGGTTATCCCCTTTTCACACTTGCCGTTTCCTCGCCCGCAGCTGTTGAACGGATGGTTAAAATCAAAGATTCTTTAATTGGCGCTTCAGTCTTTCTGATGGCAGCTGTTATGATAggtaatgtttttaaattagcCTCTTTCCCAGCGGCAAAATCACATAATTAAATTTGTGCTGTTGCTTTGCCCTAATCTCATGCAGTTATGTTTCAACTCGGCCCATCAATTTAATTAActccaaactgaaatattttgctAGTTTGATAATTGTATAAGAATTGCATGACTAATTACGAGTGTTtgctatttttgttttgttttgatcctCACAGCCCCCAACACCAGGGTCGTCTGAGCCTGGACCTGAGCCAGCAGAAGCGAACAGGCGACTACTCGGAATCCTCGTCATCACGTAGCAGCAGAGCTTCACACGGTACAAACTCACTGCCCTCCAGCGCTCGGCTCGGTCAGTCtgacacgcacgcacacacgcacgcacacaaaggTCAAAGACTCAATGTCCCCGTCTGTTTTTGGATAATATGTCACAGCATTAATTTCTATATCATCTCATCCCACTGCCAGGTTCTTCCAATAACGTCCAATACCGCACAGAGAGGATCAAAATCCCTTCTACTCCGCGCTATCCTCGCTCCATGCTGGGGTCAGACAGAGGTAATGATCCCACTGGTAAAACACTTTTCAATTATTAAAGCactcagaagaaaaaaatccctttaaaGTTCCCTTTAACTCTTTTTCCCAGCCCTCAGGCCTGTTTTAAGATCAATGCTTTATAAAGTTGTAATTTGAATAATAACTAGTAAGTGAAACAGGAGCAACTTTAAACTTTATCCTCAGATGTGGAACTCTCATTTGAACACTTAAATTAGCCTGTTTTAGTTCTGATTGTCAGTGTGAAGTGTCTGTTTACCTTCCATGACACTTGAATTTCCTCAGTGCAAAGTCATAATGTCCATTCCAAGTGTTCAGATTTTGTTGACTTCAGCAAAAATATTGTGTCCAAGTCTCGAGCCAGTTCCTGTTAAGGTATTTATCCAAATggctacatttttctttttttaaatgcaaaattaAACCAGTAGGTTTCAAATCCAACTAAGCTTCCATTGGCAGATTCCCAAAAGCAACAAAGCTGCTGACACGCAGCTCAAGTGTCAATATCCCCGTCAAAAACGAAGTGTCAGGATATTTGTAGATGTGGGTGAAGTGATATAGAGTGTTTACTGCGTATTACAAAATGgtttaatgtttcagttttaatcagatttcattgttttttttagatttaaatgtCATCTTACACTGCACACATGCTTAATTtacccctctctcctctccctctaaATCCAGGCTCCCTCTCGCACTCCGAGTGTAGCAGCCCGAGTCTCATCACACCTCCGCAGTCTCCGCTCAATCTGGAGACATCCTCATTCGccagcagccaatcacaagGCTCCATTTCCACTTTACCTCGGATCTCAGTCAGCCCTTTGCCAATAGGGGAGCGCAGGAAAGACAGGTATGATGGAAACACGTGTTCTGAGAGAAAAAGCAATGTACCAGAAATCAACTGTCTCCAGTTGTCTATCATGTATTTTCAGTAAAATAGTATTCGGCTGATGGGTGCAGCTCTTCTTATAGTATAAGAAAAAAGATGGTGTAGATGTTGTGTGAATAATGACGATCGTGATTATAGGATCACTTCAGAAGCGGGTCAGATATGAGCCTACATCTGCCCTCGGGGATTCTCTGAGGCTATTTCAACAGGCGTTGCCAGGCAACAGGTCTATCCTGGTTAGAGCACTGCAATCCCTCTTTGAAATTCGAATTGAAATCCAATTAACACttgattattcatttaattGAAGTTTCTTGCCGTTTCCAAATAGAGTAGTGGTGATTTCCCGGTGTAATGGAATTTGATTATATTCTTTCTCTCCCCAACATTTCTGTCCCATTTTGTATAACAGACACAGCTCAGTTATTTtacaccattactgtctctgtaTGATATCTGTCCTCCACTCTCCTCTTTTATCTTCCTCCCGCCTCTCTGTAACCTTCCGCTTCCAGAGCTCTTTACCGTAACCGATCTTTTCTAAGGATTCCTCTGGCTGCAAGGCCGAGGTTCTCCTCTCTCAGGAGCCTCAGGTTCGTTCTTCCTCTCAGTGCTACAAACAAGGGAATgcccccccactcctcctcctcctcacccccaaAAGCTGTTCACATGCTTCAGCGGAGACAGCTAGATGACATGGCAGAGCAGGATAGTCTTGCACCATTTGGAATGCAACAAAAAAgatttgtgatatttttacCCCCGCAACAGCACAGTTAAATATTCAGATTGATAGTTCTTTGCCTGCTGCAGAATATCAGTTGTtacaa encodes:
- the dlg5a gene encoding disks large homolog 5a isoform X2; the encoded protein is MEPKHKELLDQCHQNLLESITDADRLIELLIVSGTLSQLDRFELEQNCSSSAEKVDHLLKMLVNKESDHFLDLCVALEKAYPDLYAALFGSNGGGPVDHSTGSTYSVLSTMPSDSESSSSLSSVGSPVNGEASSPPPAINDNRPTGDNLDTILFQLRQVTRERDELRKRLALASPGTTFDDCRPNSKASHDYERLKSQCMRAMADLQSLQNQHTKTLKRCEEAVKEADFYHMLHSRVLSEQTQLKEEMETLRRDNSQLVREHNHLQQNCEELKRLHSQDQKELADLRQQQQQVMREKGSSEVLNQLYDTAMDKLEGVKKEYDALSKRYSEKVANHNTDLSRLEQAEEENRRLQKQMDALLKQRDSAMHYQQQYSTSMRRFDSVQQELNKSSAQNKELQREMERLQSEVTRYKNLQLKSAKDCEKYKEERDSVFNEYRLIMSERDQVIKELDKLQTELEAAEARLKNTSSERVVASEELEALRQELNSSLVDRDRAICERNELLEKYCHEVKDKAEAQKELSQACKDIETVREERDVARKERTEAIIQRDQLLREYYQARQKQDSATLDMERANKEIEMLRKQYEAMSQELKEATQEAEVAKCRRDWAFQERDKIVAERESIRTLCDNLRRERDRAVSDLADALRNLDDMRKQKNDALRELKELKEKMESQLEKEARFCQLMAHSSHDSAIDTDSLEWETEVVEFEKDRDNMDLKALGFDITEGVNDPYLPGDCGIFVTRVDKGSIADGRLRVNDWLLKINDIDLTNKDRKQVVKAVLSGGGSINMVVRRRKSLGGRLVTPVHINLVGHKDCGIGLESGVFVTAIVQGSPGAREGSLTVGDRLIAINGIALDNKSVTECEALLRSCRDSLSLSLMKFFPHSTSGQNIFESLRESSEKSNGRLHLSEVHSRNSRNLKHNSSTQTDIFCPDVGSTSTGSISGERRKVRGESDEVYGDISRPFSTGSLHATSLRPASDLGTGRYGPSAFQECCPYTKAPSSLPFDPVSASDCITMETTLEKKHSGGTWPKMMVGGMSVAPDNTSPVTAAAQLSIYKSPKQRKSIFDPDTFKRPETPSSKMEYMAANQIAAVAAAAAASHSPQPSKTESLSSSSTPTPTPPTPPNRSDSFKFKHKHQSSSASDCTITSDGKGEAVISMAAAEGRERSERERDRNGNHYFLDGKVLTSRKSCDEDIGRTRGEEPEVKRPRPKSAPALRRRMTPQTINFPTFQSYSNDEHSPEPRDMLRSSPSRSHRHSVGFVPTVYNGTLPPNSAHRGLSPCPAVTAVMRNPVYTVRSHRVHTSNCPSVASQICHQHTHTSPQHQGRLSLDLSQQKRTGDYSESSSSRSSRASHGTNSLPSSARLGSSNNVQYRTERIKIPSTPRYPRSMLGSDRGSLSHSECSSPSLITPPQSPLNLETSSFASSQSQGSISTLPRISVSPLPIGERRKDRALYRNRSFLRIPLAARPRFSSLRSLRPYLEEPRNVIVHKGAEPLGISIVSGENGGIFVSKVTGGSIAHQAGLEYGDQLLEFNGINLRNATEQQARLIIGQQCDTVTIMAQYNPHMYQLGNHSRSSSRLEPVSTQSTPQGSGAATPDNHSTIDTLSEQDEGTLTPSSKQTTPTTSPHNFIRMPSEGSRKVGDPRLVTVCRPGVEVGVTLCGGNLRGVFIESLDEDSPARGPDGLLTGDLILEYNSVNMKNKTAEEVYVEMLKPAEMVTLKVQHRPDDFSMLKDVPGDGFYIRALYDRVGEAEVDLTFKKDDILYVDESLPKGSFGTWMAWQLDENAQQIQRGQIPSKYMMDQEFYRRHSVTEMKEDSSKTLSAAARRSFFRRKQKHKRSSSKDSKEMVALDAISTDSIPFLDDCVSLAYQRVQKVECASPRPVLVLGPLTDPVKEMLVKESPGKFCRCVLEVMKASQQAIERGVKDCLFIDYKRRSGHFDVTTVASIKEITDKGCHCLLDIAPHAIERLHCVHIYPIVVFVRYKNAKQIKEQKDPVYLRDKVSQKHSKEQFESAQKIEQEYSKFFTGIVQGGTLPYICTQIMTIVDQEQSKVLWTPLGCP
- the dlg5a gene encoding disks large homolog 5a isoform X4: MEPKHKELLDQCHQNLLESITDADRLIELLIVSGTLSQLDRFELEQNCSSSAEKVDHLLKMLVNKESDHFLDLCVALEKAYPDLYAALFGSNGGGPVDHSTGSTYSVLSTMPSDSESSSSLSSVASSPPPAINDNRPTGDNLDTILFQLRQVTRERDELRKRLALASPGTTFDDCRPNSKASHDYERLKSQCMRAMADLQSLQNQHTKTLKRCEEAVKEADFYHMLHSRVLSEQTQLKEEMETLRRDNSQLVREHNHLQQNCEELKRLHSQDQKELADLRQQQQQVMREKGSSEVLNQLYDTAMDKLEGVKKEYDALSKRYSEKVANHNTDLSRLEQAEEENRRLQKQMDALLKQRDSAMHYQQQYSTSMRRFDSVQQELNKSSAQNKELQREMERLQSEVTRYKNLQLKSAKDCEKYKEERDSVFNEYRLIMSERDQVIKELDKLQTELEAAEARLKNTSSERVVASEELEALRQELNSSLVDRDRAICERNELLEKYCHEVKDKAEAQKELSQACKDIETVREERDVARKERTEAIIQRDQLLREYYQARQKQDSATLDMERANKEIEMLRKQYEAMSQELKEATQEAEVAKCRRDWAFQERDKIVAERESIRTLCDNLRRERDRAVSDLADALRNLDDMRKQKNDALRELKELKEKMESQLEKEARFCQLMAHSSHDSAIDTDSLEWETEVVEFEKDRDNMDLKALGFDITEGVNDPYLPGDCGIFVTRVDKGSIADGRLRVNDWLLKINDIDLTNKDRKQVVKAVLSGGGSINMVVRRRKSLGGRLVTPVHINLVGHKDCGIGLESGVFVTAIVQGSPGAREGSLTVGDRLIAINGIALDNKSVTECEALLRSCRDSLSLSLMKFFPHSTSGQNIFESLRESSEKSNGRLHLSEVHSRNSRNLKHNSSTQTDIFCPDVGSTSTGSISGERRKVRGESDEVYGDISRPFSTGSLHATSLRPASDLGTGRYGPSAFQECCPYTKAPSSLPFDPVSASDCITMETTLEKKHSGGTWPKMMVGGMSVAPDNTSPVTAAAQLSIYKSPKQRKSIFDPDTFKRPETPSSKMEYMAANQIAAVAAAAAASHSPQPSKTESLSSSSTPTPTPPTPPNRSDSFKFKHKHQSSSASDCTITSDGKGEAVISMAAAEGRERSERERDRNGNHYFLDGKVLTSRKSCDEDIGRTRGEEPEVKRPRPKSAPALRRRMTPQTINFPTFQSYSNDEHSPEPRDMLRSSPSRSHRHSVGFVPTVYNGTLPPNSAHRGLSPCPAVTAVMRNPVYTVRSHRVHTSNCPSVASQICHQHTHTSPQHQGRLSLDLSQQKRTGDYSESSSSRSSRASHGTNSLPSSARLGSSNNVQYRTERIKIPSTPRYPRSMLGSDRGSLSHSECSSPSLITPPQSPLNLETSSFASSQSQGSISTLPRISVSPLPIGERRKDRALYRNRSFLRIPLAARPRFSSLRSLRPYLEEPRNVIVHKGAEPLGISIVSGENGGIFVSKVTGGSIAHQAGLEYGDQLLEFNGINLRNATEQQARLIIGQQCDTVTIMAQYNPHMYQLGNHSRSSSRLEPVSTQSTPQGSGAATPDNHSTIDTLSEQDEGTLTPSSKQTTPTTSPHNFIRMPSEGSRKVGDPRLVTVCRPGVEVGVTLCGGNLRGVFIESLDEDSPARGPDGLLTGDLILEYNSVNMKNKTAEEVYVEMLKPAEMVTLKVQHRPDDFSMLKDVPGDGFYIRALYDRVGEAEVDLTFKKDDILYVDESLPKGSFGTWMAWQLDENAQQIQRGQIPSKYMMDQEFYRRHSVTEMKEDSSKTLSAAARRSFFRRKQKHKRSSSKDSKEMVALDAISTDSIPFLDDCVSLAYQRVQKVECASPRPVLVLGPLTDPVKEMLVKESPGKFCRCVLEVMKASQQAIERGVKDCLFIDYKRRSGHFDVTTVASIKEITDKGCHCLLDIAPHAIERLHCVHIYPIVVFVRYKNAKQIKEQKDPVYLRDKVSQKHSKEQFESAQKIEQEYSKFFTGIVQGGTLPYICTQIMTIVDQEQSKVLWTPLGCP